Proteins from one Pontibacter korlensis genomic window:
- a CDS encoding protein-disulfide reductase DsbD family protein gives MTWITKPWLPLFRPWEILPLLFVLSLATASAQSPVKWQVSAEKEADNRYTLTLQGIIKPGWHVYAQRDEALGLEELRLTADAPQLNLEAPKPLVSLQRLQDPLLDNQEVAVYRDTLALEQRLCLQGPVPASLSLTLTGFAATKDTFLPLREELRVTLSGGQEHSAALSGSLQLASLDLARASACGEQASHDGSIPTIFLLGFLGGLLALLTPCVFPMVPLTVTFFTSRANGRRQALRHGALFGLSILAIYLACSLPFHVLDGVEPGILNSLSTNVWVNLLFFVVFVGFALSFFGIFELALPGRLTNKADAQAGLSSLGGVFFLALTLVLVSFSCTGPILGTLLVGSLTADGGAWQLTAGMAGFGLALALPFALLAFFPHWLQRLPRSGGWLRTVKRSLAFVELALALKFLSNADLVAQWGLLKREIFIGLWLLLAICLGLYLLGILRFSDEPAEQAIARVRRIAGLLTLIFALYLAPGLSNTTQGNLRLLSGFPPPWSYSIYNRGEKAGQSGFNQHVENNLEVALQLAREQRKPLLLDFTGYACVNCRKMEEQVWTAPHVAQILREEVILVSLYVDDRRLLPPAERFVYTSPEGQTKEIRSVGEKWSTFQAQHFGQVTQPLYVLLSPEEQLLNQPVGYTPDDRQYEAWLRCGLSNWSGQGYGSAALHYPLTAESLLPSRLMKQ, from the coding sequence ATGACCTGGATTACTAAACCTTGGCTCCCCCTCTTCCGCCCGTGGGAAATATTGCCCCTGCTGTTTGTCTTGAGCCTGGCAACCGCCTCGGCTCAAAGCCCGGTAAAGTGGCAAGTTTCAGCAGAAAAGGAAGCTGATAACAGGTACACCCTGACGCTCCAGGGTATTATCAAGCCAGGCTGGCACGTGTATGCCCAGCGGGATGAGGCCTTGGGCCTGGAGGAACTGCGGCTAACAGCAGATGCACCACAGCTTAACCTGGAAGCACCCAAGCCGCTGGTATCGCTCCAGCGCCTGCAGGACCCGCTCTTAGATAACCAGGAGGTCGCTGTGTACCGCGACACCCTGGCACTGGAGCAGCGCCTCTGCCTGCAGGGTCCCGTGCCGGCTTCCCTCTCCCTCACGCTCACCGGCTTTGCCGCCACAAAGGATACTTTCCTGCCCCTGCGGGAGGAGCTGCGCGTCACCTTGTCCGGAGGACAGGAGCACAGTGCGGCCCTGTCAGGCAGCCTGCAACTGGCATCGCTGGACCTGGCCCGGGCCTCGGCCTGTGGGGAGCAGGCAAGCCATGACGGGTCTATCCCTACGATTTTCCTGCTGGGATTCCTGGGAGGGCTGCTGGCCCTGCTCACCCCTTGCGTCTTTCCCATGGTGCCGCTCACCGTCACCTTCTTTACCAGCCGGGCTAATGGCAGGCGGCAGGCTCTGCGGCATGGCGCACTCTTTGGGTTAAGCATTCTTGCCATCTACCTGGCCTGTAGCCTGCCTTTCCACGTGTTGGACGGCGTAGAACCGGGCATCCTGAACAGCCTTTCGACCAACGTGTGGGTGAACCTGCTTTTCTTTGTTGTCTTTGTTGGCTTTGCCCTATCTTTCTTTGGGATATTCGAGTTGGCTTTGCCCGGCAGGCTCACCAACAAGGCAGACGCCCAGGCAGGCCTTAGTAGTTTGGGCGGCGTCTTTTTCCTGGCGCTGACGTTGGTGCTAGTGTCTTTTTCCTGCACCGGGCCCATCCTGGGCACCCTGCTCGTGGGCTCCCTCACCGCTGATGGCGGGGCCTGGCAGCTAACGGCAGGCATGGCTGGCTTCGGTCTAGCCCTGGCCCTGCCCTTTGCCTTGCTGGCATTCTTCCCCCATTGGCTGCAGCGCCTGCCCCGCAGCGGAGGCTGGCTTCGCACTGTCAAACGCTCGCTGGCCTTCGTGGAGCTGGCCCTGGCGCTCAAGTTCCTGAGCAATGCAGACCTGGTCGCCCAGTGGGGGCTGCTCAAGCGGGAGATCTTCATCGGCTTGTGGTTGCTACTGGCTATTTGCCTGGGGCTGTACCTTTTGGGTATCCTGCGCTTTTCTGATGAGCCTGCCGAACAGGCCATTGCGCGGGTCCGCCGAATAGCTGGCCTGCTGACACTGATCTTTGCGCTTTACCTGGCACCGGGACTGAGCAATACCACACAGGGCAACCTGCGCCTGCTGAGCGGTTTTCCGCCTCCTTGGAGCTACAGTATATACAATCGTGGGGAGAAGGCTGGACAAAGTGGCTTCAACCAACATGTAGAAAATAACCTGGAGGTGGCCCTACAACTAGCCAGGGAGCAGCGCAAGCCGCTCTTACTGGATTTCACCGGCTACGCCTGCGTGAACTGCCGCAAGATGGAAGAGCAGGTGTGGACAGCGCCTCATGTGGCCCAGATTCTCCGGGAAGAAGTGATCCTGGTGTCCCTCTATGTAGATGACCGGCGCCTGCTTCCTCCTGCTGAGCGCTTTGTCTACACGAGCCCTGAGGGGCAAACCAAGGAAATTCGCTCGGTGGGAGAAAAGTGGTCTACCTTCCAGGCCCAGCACTTCGGCCAGGTGACCCAGCCCCTCTACGTGCTACTGAGCCCGGAAGAGCAACTGCTCAACCAGCCGGTAGGTTATACCCCGGATGACAGGCAATACGAAGCCTGGCTTCGCTGCGGCTTATCCAACTGGTCCGGGCAAGGATACGGGAGTGCTGCCCTACACTATCCCCTTACAGCAGAGAGTCTCCTGCCTTCCAGGCTTATGAAGCAATAA
- a CDS encoding protein-disulfide reductase DsbD domain-containing protein yields MPTLKIVFPFLCWLLLSGSSLAQGLQPVQWTFQAERLGPQTYQVLLTATMDTPWVIYSQHTPEGGPLPTTITFEPNPMVLPLGSTMEKGMRQQKQDRTFGVKVRYYRDTVTFVQQVKLRSPVTTALSGTVEYMACDATRCLPPQTVAFTIPLD; encoded by the coding sequence ATGCCTACTTTAAAAATTGTTTTCCCCTTTCTGTGCTGGCTGCTTCTTTCAGGAAGCAGCCTGGCGCAGGGCCTGCAGCCCGTGCAGTGGACCTTCCAGGCAGAGCGCCTAGGGCCCCAAACCTACCAGGTACTGCTGACTGCCACAATGGATACTCCCTGGGTGATCTACTCGCAGCACACCCCGGAGGGAGGCCCGCTTCCTACCACCATCACCTTTGAGCCCAACCCCATGGTGCTGCCCCTGGGTAGCACCATGGAAAAAGGGATGCGTCAGCAAAAGCAGGACAGGACCTTTGGCGTGAAAGTGCGTTACTACCGCGACACGGTCACCTTTGTGCAGCAGGTAAAGTTGCGCAGTCCTGTCACCACGGCCCTGTCGGGCACCGTGGAATACATGGCCTGTGATGCCACGCGCTGCCTCCCGCCCCAAACCGTAGCCTTCACCATACCCTTGGACTAA
- a CDS encoding RagB/SusD family nutrient uptake outer membrane protein, whose protein sequence is MKNRNLCTWTLCLLSLAALPSCEKDFLELKPDKTLVVPSTLEDLQALLDHGAVMNRGTSHALAAFGSDDYYVSTATWQLLPRPEEKNGYIWAREVYEGQPVNDWDYAYRRILYANTVLEGLTKLTPAPAQQEAWNQAKGMALFHRGWAFFQLAQLFAKPYDAATAAQDPGIPLRLSADVGAVPTRQSVAETYRQILEDLQTAEALLPDHPIVPQRPGKAAARQVLARTYLQLGEYPQALTATENALQLSSALLDYNTLDTNAAFPFPTQGVGNPEIVFYSNQYALEILYPGRVQVDSLLYQSYDTLDLRRQAFFYYEGDKLTFKGSYEGAYNLSTALTTGELYLTKAECLARLGQPDEALHTLNQLLERRYRAGSFEPLTTVNTPDVLGRILEERRKELLFRGLRWQDLRRLNKEPRFAKTLVRHIDGKRYELPPNDPRYVWPIPDNVVQASGLPQNPR, encoded by the coding sequence ATGAAAAATAGAAATCTATGTACTTGGACCCTGTGCCTGCTATCCCTGGCAGCACTGCCTTCCTGCGAAAAGGATTTCCTCGAGCTCAAGCCTGACAAAACCCTCGTGGTGCCTTCCACCCTGGAAGACCTGCAGGCACTGCTGGACCACGGCGCCGTGATGAACAGGGGCACTTCCCATGCACTTGCCGCGTTCGGCTCCGATGACTACTATGTCTCCACGGCTACCTGGCAGCTGCTGCCCCGACCGGAGGAAAAGAACGGCTATATCTGGGCCAGGGAAGTGTATGAGGGCCAGCCGGTGAACGACTGGGACTACGCCTATCGCCGTATCCTCTATGCCAACACCGTGCTGGAGGGGCTTACAAAGCTCACGCCCGCTCCCGCGCAGCAGGAGGCTTGGAACCAGGCGAAGGGAATGGCCCTCTTTCATCGTGGCTGGGCATTCTTTCAGCTGGCGCAGCTCTTCGCCAAGCCTTATGATGCGGCCACCGCAGCGCAGGACCCGGGCATCCCGCTGCGCCTCTCTGCCGACGTAGGAGCCGTACCGACGCGCCAGTCCGTGGCCGAAACCTACCGTCAGATCCTGGAGGACCTGCAGACAGCCGAGGCCCTGCTGCCGGACCACCCCATCGTGCCGCAGCGCCCGGGCAAGGCAGCTGCCCGCCAAGTGCTGGCCCGCACCTACCTGCAGCTCGGGGAATATCCCCAAGCGCTGACCGCCACGGAAAATGCCCTCCAGCTAAGCAGTGCCCTGCTCGATTATAACACCCTGGACACAAACGCTGCCTTTCCCTTCCCCACACAGGGAGTCGGGAACCCGGAGATAGTCTTTTACAGCAACCAGTATGCGCTGGAGATCCTGTATCCCGGGCGCGTGCAGGTAGACTCGTTGCTGTACCAATCTTATGACACGCTGGACCTGCGCCGGCAGGCCTTCTTCTACTACGAAGGGGATAAACTCACCTTCAAGGGATCCTACGAGGGAGCCTATAATTTGTCCACAGCCTTGACCACCGGGGAACTGTACCTGACCAAAGCCGAGTGCCTGGCCCGGCTCGGCCAGCCCGACGAGGCCCTGCATACACTAAACCAGCTGCTGGAGCGGCGCTATCGAGCGGGGTCGTTCGAACCCCTCACCACGGTTAACACACCGGATGTACTGGGCCGCATCCTGGAGGAACGCCGCAAGGAGCTGCTATTCCGCGGCCTGCGCTGGCAGGACCTGCGCCGCCTCAACAAGGAGCCCCGTTTTGCCAAAACCCTAGTGCGTCATATCGACGGCAAGCGTTATGAACTGCCGCCCAATGATCCGCGCTACGTATGGCCCATCCCTGATAATGTCGTGCAGGCAAGCGGTCTGCCACAGAACCCCCGTTAA
- a CDS encoding MauE/DoxX family redox-associated membrane protein, with protein MKKVKNRLTWIKLFLITLWVYAAVSKLLEVEVFAAQLERQPLPFWLASHLVWALPVAELLVAGLLVFRRFELAGLWFSLGLMLLFTGYVALAVWGVWQDLPCACGGVLSQLGWQEHLVFNLLFTVLAGYGLSLCMKRKGRGEVGRASSSGAAAYRSGGR; from the coding sequence ATGAAAAAAGTGAAGAACCGCTTAACCTGGATAAAGCTATTCCTGATCACGCTTTGGGTGTATGCGGCAGTGAGCAAGTTGCTCGAGGTGGAGGTTTTTGCTGCGCAGCTTGAACGGCAGCCTTTGCCCTTCTGGCTAGCCTCCCATCTGGTTTGGGCACTGCCTGTCGCTGAGCTGTTGGTAGCAGGGCTGCTAGTTTTTCGGCGCTTTGAACTGGCGGGGCTTTGGTTCTCTTTAGGGCTGATGCTGCTTTTTACCGGTTATGTGGCCTTGGCTGTATGGGGTGTTTGGCAGGACTTGCCCTGTGCCTGTGGTGGGGTACTCAGCCAACTGGGCTGGCAGGAGCACCTAGTGTTTAACCTGCTGTTCACCGTGCTGGCGGGCTATGGACTTTCCCTATGTATGAAGCGAAAAGGAAGAGGTGAGGTCGGGAGAGCTTCCTCTTCAGGTGCGGCGGCCTACCGAAGTGGCGGCAGATAA
- a CDS encoding LytR/AlgR family response regulator transcription factor: MITCYIVDDEAHAIQILARYVEQTPGLAVVGSADNPLQALQAISTGQISPQVVFVDVDMPQLSGVELAEFLSPYSRIVFTTAYEAYALQAFDKNAVDYLLKPFTYERFLKTVQRIQHTPTPASSQREQEYFFIKSEVKGRVTRIDLKDVLYVEALENYIRIHTVQGKHVTYLTMKEMEAYLPKEHFLRVHKSYIVHTPYVRAVEGNQIIVDNKDTIPLGAIYRAEFLAEVHSRLWKSKRLP; this comes from the coding sequence ATGATCACCTGTTATATTGTAGACGACGAAGCCCATGCCATCCAGATCCTGGCGCGCTATGTGGAACAAACCCCAGGGCTTGCCGTGGTGGGCTCTGCAGACAACCCTTTGCAAGCCCTACAGGCTATCAGTACCGGCCAGATTAGCCCGCAAGTGGTGTTTGTTGACGTGGACATGCCCCAGCTTTCCGGGGTAGAACTGGCAGAGTTCCTCAGCCCCTACTCCAGAATTGTATTTACCACCGCCTACGAGGCATACGCCCTGCAGGCCTTTGACAAGAACGCAGTGGATTACCTGCTCAAGCCCTTCACCTATGAGCGCTTCCTGAAGACTGTGCAGCGGATACAGCACACACCTACCCCCGCCTCCAGCCAGCGGGAGCAGGAATACTTCTTTATCAAAAGCGAAGTAAAGGGAAGGGTCACGCGCATCGATTTAAAGGATGTGCTGTATGTAGAGGCACTGGAGAATTACATCCGCATCCATACCGTGCAGGGCAAGCATGTCACCTACCTGACCATGAAGGAGATGGAGGCATACCTGCCCAAAGAGCACTTCCTGCGGGTGCACAAGTCCTATATTGTGCATACGCCTTATGTCAGGGCGGTGGAAGGCAACCAGATTATCGTGGACAATAAAGATACCATCCCCCTGGGCGCTATTTACAGAGCCGAATTTCTGGCGGAGGTGCATTCCCGGCTGTGGAAAAGTAAACGCTTACCTTGA
- a CDS encoding sensor histidine kinase — protein MAHFPFHRAGTHVLAWAIFIAYEVSIIFFTSTPQRVYWWEYLGFYLLNILLFYVNAHVVLSYAFHPRRTPWLLLLLLPLELGLYILLQYGVDWLYNLFRPLPKPLLFEQKFILSYLWRGLYFFGLSATYWLVGRTIDNMKTINKLQVEKLTAQKEKAELEKDLVKSQNAYLQAQINPHFLFNTLNFLYNQVIDVSPKATEGVLLLSEVMRHSLAQLHEDGKSDVAHELEHIRKYIALNQLRFQHPLQLQLQAEGQLQGLRLPPLVLLTLVENIFRHGDLSDPAYPASICLQVAHNTLSFQTRNKKRTSYVKGGHHLGLQNTRTRLLNAYGPEQQSLVIQEDEHYYTVHLQIKPI, from the coding sequence ATGGCACACTTCCCCTTCCACCGGGCAGGAACACATGTTCTGGCCTGGGCCATATTTATTGCCTATGAGGTCTCCATAATCTTCTTTACCTCCACTCCGCAGCGGGTATACTGGTGGGAATACCTGGGCTTCTACCTGCTCAACATCCTGCTGTTCTATGTGAATGCCCATGTGGTGCTTTCCTACGCTTTCCACCCTCGCAGAACACCCTGGCTGCTTTTACTGCTCCTGCCATTGGAGCTGGGCCTTTACATTCTCCTCCAATATGGGGTTGATTGGCTTTACAACCTGTTTCGTCCCCTGCCCAAGCCCCTGCTTTTTGAGCAGAAGTTCATCCTAAGCTATCTCTGGCGCGGCCTCTATTTTTTTGGTCTGAGTGCTACCTACTGGCTCGTCGGACGCACGATCGACAATATGAAGACGATCAACAAGCTGCAGGTGGAAAAACTCACTGCTCAGAAAGAGAAGGCCGAGCTGGAAAAGGATCTAGTTAAATCCCAAAACGCCTACCTGCAGGCGCAGATCAATCCGCACTTTCTTTTCAACACACTCAACTTCCTCTACAACCAAGTAATCGATGTGTCTCCCAAGGCAACGGAAGGGGTGCTCCTACTTTCAGAGGTCATGCGCCACTCCCTGGCGCAGCTGCACGAGGATGGCAAGTCAGACGTAGCCCATGAGTTGGAGCATATCCGCAAGTACATCGCCCTGAACCAGCTCCGCTTCCAGCACCCGCTGCAACTCCAGCTCCAGGCAGAGGGGCAGCTGCAGGGGCTCCGGCTGCCGCCCCTGGTCCTACTCACGCTGGTAGAGAACATATTCCGCCACGGGGACCTGTCTGATCCGGCCTACCCGGCCAGTATCTGCCTTCAGGTAGCGCACAACACCCTTTCTTTCCAAACCCGGAATAAGAAAAGAACCTCCTATGTCAAAGGAGGGCATCACCTGGGCCTGCAGAACACCCGTACCAGGCTGTTGAACGCCTACGGCCCCGAACAACAGTCCCTGGTTATTCAGGAAGACGAGCATTACTACACGGTACACCTTCAAATCAAACCTATATGA
- a CDS encoding lantibiotic dehydratase, with the protein MIKLYPGLLLRTPAYPYTAYATADLSSLVQDPYFQAALQLASRSLFQVLESTSFHYEALPPKAKASLQKYLNRMCFRPTPFGLFSGFSVASWGAATGQPLQLEEEASQVHLSLAFADTLRLAEKLLTEELAPYLRYRLNPSLYKVQGGYRYLRFAEDAQQQRRKFSLDSLESDRLLQEVLRFCLKGSSKQALVDFVSFRAAVEEEESKAYVGQLLEEQVLVSELEVNITGQDYLERLLHVCAEHGIDTPRKRHLQELLEEIRVAGETSAGLQQALVRLQADGGYSKGTVYANLEKGLAANRLCASYHKKILEALRCLQRLVPQAAPSGLKEFVRAFEKKFEGRAVPLLVALDPELGIGYEELAVSYQVPKLLEGLSLDNPGTEKQVVEWSAAHALLLDKWQAAGTYPAAIRLTEEDIEKLPAGEGKGVLPPSTAVLFRVLGEQVYIEQAGGVSATALLGRFTPLSASVQVMAREIAQAEEQANPEVVFAEIAHVCDAHTANIDRRAAIRSYEIPVLVQSTLPEERQIHLSELWVHVERGEVVLWSVRLQKVVVPRLGSAFNYVRDDLAVFRFLCDLQYQGLHCNFSLDMSRLFPGLGYYPRVEFKEAILQLASWHLGKEQLERIFQVPTALQQEQLMRLAKELHWPPYLALTQHDHQLVFDLAQEKDRVLLLDNIKGKAEVALREFPFVGEKAPAVRDGAHQPYVHQFLAAAYHDQPVYKHRPHSSSKRRPLMKRRKLVPGDGWLYFKVYCHPSRANSILAETLNPLLKGLEKEGEITQWFFVRYRDPAYHLRVRLCLAAGKDGAGDVLGKMSRKLGMLLQQGAVRDFQLAVYERELERYHPALIEAVEQVFCASSTLVTAYIKSTRFSEFDYSYYRLAFEGMDTILDAFGLDVAGKVELLGQLYASFYREFGETKELKIQLASKYREISKLPGVLPGVGSKVLLPKVKSRSLQARFKETLVYAAQQARFLPPGRKKHLISDLMHMHLNRLLIDQPRQQELVLYYCLWKHYQSVAARQKQSKVSC; encoded by the coding sequence ATGATCAAACTTTATCCCGGGCTACTCCTGCGTACGCCTGCCTACCCCTATACTGCCTACGCGACGGCAGATTTAAGCTCGCTGGTTCAAGACCCTTATTTTCAGGCGGCCCTTCAGCTGGCCAGCCGCTCCCTTTTCCAGGTATTAGAGAGTACATCGTTCCACTATGAGGCCCTGCCCCCGAAAGCAAAAGCAAGCCTGCAGAAATACCTGAACAGGATGTGCTTCCGTCCCACGCCATTCGGTCTTTTCTCCGGTTTCTCCGTCGCCTCCTGGGGAGCTGCCACAGGGCAGCCCCTCCAGCTGGAAGAGGAGGCATCTCAGGTGCACCTCAGCCTGGCATTTGCCGATACCTTGCGCTTGGCGGAGAAGCTATTAACAGAGGAGTTGGCTCCCTACCTGCGCTACAGACTGAACCCATCGCTTTATAAGGTGCAGGGTGGTTATCGGTACCTACGGTTTGCTGAAGATGCGCAACAGCAGAGAAGGAAATTTTCCCTTGATAGCTTGGAAAGTGACCGATTGCTTCAGGAGGTGCTTCGGTTTTGCCTGAAGGGCTCTTCTAAGCAGGCCTTAGTGGACTTTGTCTCGTTTAGGGCGGCTGTGGAGGAAGAGGAGAGTAAGGCGTATGTGGGGCAGCTGCTAGAAGAACAGGTGTTGGTCTCTGAGCTAGAAGTGAATATTACCGGGCAGGACTACCTGGAGCGCCTGCTCCATGTTTGCGCCGAGCATGGAATAGACACGCCAAGAAAGCGGCACTTGCAGGAATTACTGGAAGAGATTCGGGTGGCAGGAGAAACGAGCGCAGGTTTGCAGCAAGCCCTTGTACGCTTACAAGCAGATGGAGGATACTCCAAGGGAACAGTCTATGCAAACCTGGAAAAAGGCTTAGCAGCAAACAGGCTGTGTGCCTCCTACCATAAGAAAATCCTGGAGGCCTTGCGCTGCCTGCAGCGGCTGGTCCCGCAGGCAGCGCCTTCGGGGCTAAAAGAATTTGTCAGGGCTTTTGAGAAAAAATTTGAGGGACGCGCCGTTCCCCTGCTTGTGGCGCTTGACCCAGAACTTGGGATAGGGTATGAGGAACTCGCTGTCAGTTATCAGGTGCCGAAGCTGTTAGAAGGCCTTTCGTTAGATAATCCTGGAACGGAAAAACAGGTGGTGGAGTGGTCTGCAGCGCATGCGCTGCTACTGGATAAATGGCAGGCAGCCGGCACTTATCCTGCAGCTATTCGTTTGACAGAGGAGGATATCGAAAAGCTTCCTGCCGGAGAAGGCAAAGGAGTATTGCCTCCAAGCACAGCGGTGCTGTTTCGGGTTTTGGGGGAGCAGGTTTACATCGAACAGGCAGGTGGCGTGAGTGCGACAGCATTGCTGGGTAGGTTTACGCCCCTGAGTGCGTCTGTGCAGGTTATGGCGCGGGAGATCGCGCAGGCTGAGGAGCAGGCTAACCCTGAGGTCGTTTTTGCTGAGATTGCCCATGTCTGTGATGCCCACACAGCCAACATTGACCGGCGTGCTGCCATAAGGTCTTATGAAATCCCGGTACTCGTGCAGTCCACGCTTCCCGAGGAGCGACAAATCCATCTGTCTGAGCTTTGGGTGCACGTGGAAAGGGGAGAGGTAGTATTATGGTCCGTGCGCCTGCAAAAGGTGGTCGTGCCGCGCCTGGGGTCTGCCTTTAACTATGTCCGGGATGATCTGGCCGTGTTCCGCTTTCTGTGCGACCTGCAGTACCAGGGGCTGCACTGCAATTTCAGCCTGGATATGAGCCGCCTATTCCCTGGACTTGGTTATTATCCACGGGTGGAGTTCAAAGAGGCTATCCTGCAGCTGGCAAGCTGGCATCTTGGGAAGGAGCAGCTGGAGCGGATCTTTCAGGTGCCGACCGCTCTGCAACAAGAGCAGCTGATGCGTTTGGCCAAAGAGCTGCACTGGCCACCTTACCTGGCGCTGACGCAGCATGACCATCAACTGGTTTTTGATTTGGCGCAGGAGAAGGATCGCGTGCTGCTGCTCGACAACATCAAGGGCAAGGCAGAGGTGGCGCTTCGGGAGTTTCCCTTCGTTGGTGAAAAAGCGCCAGCGGTGAGAGATGGTGCCCATCAGCCCTACGTCCATCAGTTCCTGGCTGCCGCATATCATGACCAGCCGGTGTATAAGCACAGACCACATTCTTCTTCCAAGAGGAGACCCCTGATGAAGAGGCGGAAGCTTGTGCCGGGCGATGGTTGGCTGTACTTTAAAGTTTATTGTCATCCTTCCCGTGCTAACAGCATCCTGGCTGAGACACTAAACCCCCTGCTCAAGGGACTCGAAAAAGAAGGGGAGATCACCCAATGGTTCTTTGTGCGCTACCGGGATCCTGCCTATCATTTGCGGGTACGGCTGTGCTTGGCAGCGGGAAAGGATGGAGCAGGAGACGTGCTGGGCAAGATGAGTCGTAAGCTGGGTATGCTCTTGCAGCAAGGTGCTGTCCGGGACTTTCAGTTGGCAGTGTACGAGCGGGAGCTGGAAAGGTACCATCCAGCCCTTATCGAGGCAGTGGAGCAGGTGTTCTGTGCCAGTAGTACCCTGGTGACAGCTTATATTAAAAGTACGCGTTTCTCAGAGTTTGATTACTCGTATTATCGCTTAGCTTTTGAAGGCATGGATACTATCCTAGACGCCTTCGGTCTGGATGTAGCCGGGAAGGTGGAGTTGCTGGGCCAGCTATATGCCTCCTTTTACAGAGAATTTGGTGAGACGAAAGAGCTTAAAATACAGTTAGCCTCCAAATACAGGGAAATCAGTAAGCTGCCGGGAGTTCTTCCAGGAGTTGGCAGTAAGGTTTTGTTACCCAAAGTAAAGTCAAGAAGCCTGCAGGCTCGCTTTAAAGAGACCTTAGTCTATGCGGCCCAACAGGCAAGGTTTCTCCCGCCAGGAAGAAAAAAGCACTTAATCTCTGACTTGATGCACATGCATTTGAACCGCCTGCTGATAGATCAGCCAAGGCAGCAGGAGCTGGTGCTGTACTATTGCCTTTGGAAGCATTACCAGTCGGTTGCCGCTCGTCAGAAGCAATCAAAAGTCTCCTGCTAA
- a CDS encoding Crp/Fnr family transcriptional regulator, with protein MNQLIQALIVGPVPRELKAIGVLEKLDTYLSDTLAESQFAQRQLLLSAGQVPEHLYYVRQGIVRGYYYDDASGRAITLFLWNEASWAVPLQPFFDRRPSDLYLEVMPESILLSLSYNQVIKLVELLPATEILLRGLILNYCAFHKKRTKDLLTRSAWERYIDLLQTHPRIEQKVSKEVISSYLGVTPQSLSRLIRENGHP; from the coding sequence ATGAATCAACTGATACAGGCTCTCATTGTAGGGCCCGTACCCAGGGAGCTGAAAGCCATAGGCGTGTTGGAGAAGCTTGATACCTACCTTTCAGATACGCTGGCGGAGAGCCAGTTTGCTCAGCGGCAGCTGTTGCTGAGCGCAGGGCAGGTTCCGGAGCATCTTTATTACGTTCGTCAAGGAATAGTGCGGGGGTATTATTATGATGATGCCTCTGGTCGGGCTATTACTTTGTTTTTATGGAATGAAGCTTCCTGGGCTGTGCCGTTACAACCTTTTTTTGACCGCAGGCCTTCGGACCTATACTTGGAGGTGATGCCCGAGAGCATACTCCTGTCCCTGTCTTATAATCAAGTCATCAAATTGGTGGAGCTACTGCCTGCCACTGAAATCCTACTACGAGGACTGATTTTGAATTATTGCGCCTTTCATAAAAAGCGCACGAAGGACCTGCTGACGCGCTCTGCCTGGGAACGCTACATCGACCTGCTGCAGACCCACCCCCGGATTGAGCAGAAAGTCTCTAAAGAGGTGATTTCCTCTTACCTAGGCGTGACACCTCAGTCGCTGAGCCGGCTGATACGCGAGAACGGCCATCCTTAG